The Terriglobia bacterium genome contains the following window.
CCGGGTTTTTGCGCTTCCCGGTCGCATGGGGTGGAGTTACGTATCACGCCCGCTGTTGGTGTGCTCCCCGCGCAAGCGCAACGCAAACATGGCACAGATTTTTCATCGCAGCTCGAACTTTATCGCCCGCGCCACTCTGGTCTTCGCATTGTCTGCGGGCGGCCTGGCCCTGGTGGTCATCGGCGCGATCGCGCGCTCTCCCTATAAGACCAACCAGAACGTGGCGCGCGAGCAGCCCGTGCAGTTCAGCCACAAGCACCACGTCGGCGACGATGGCATTGACTGCCGCTACTGCCACACCTCGGTGGAATCTTCCGCGGTAGCCGGCCTGCCCCCGACCAAGACGTGCATGAACTGCCATTCGGTGCTCTTCAGCAACTCCGGCTATCTCGAGCCGGTGCGCGAGAGCTTCCGCACGGACCAGTCCATTGCCTGGGTCAAGGTGCACCGCCTGCCCGACTTTGTCTATTTCAATCACAGCATTCATATCCGCAAGGG
Protein-coding sequences here:
- a CDS encoding cytochrome c family protein codes for the protein MAQIFHRSSNFIARATLVFALSAGGLALVVIGAIARSPYKTNQNVAREQPVQFSHKHHVGDDGIDCRYCHTSVESSAVAGLPPTKTCMNCHSVLFSNSGYLEPVRESFRTDQSIAWVKVHRLPDFVYFNHSIHIRKGVGCASCHGPVNQMPLMWQASPLLMSWCLDCHRNPELNLRPKSEIFNMDWKAPANQAELGKQLAAEYKLRTTAELISCSTCHR